gaaacaaaatttgtttttaataaaattaatgtaatttacaattaatttttggctgaaaatgaatataaattatattgaaaatgtaaagtgacactttttgtgtaacaaaaaatattaaaataatacttattataaaacaaagagagagtatcCTTCTAAACgacattttttaaaacaaaatcttaaaccaacattttgttaaaatggagaaaataatattgtttttatttatgaccttataaaatagctaaaaatctaaataatatgactctcaaatatatattttcgaaaaaatTGACATTATTACTTACTTACTtgcggcaaaaaaaaaattgttttaaatattttaaattgattaaattttaaacctACTTTTTTAACAACGATAATTAAACTTACTTATgtattaaatagtttttaaacCTTGCATACAAGCCAAACCGATtctaaaatcaaaccaaaccaaaataaatcgGGTTCAGGTTTTCGTTTAAAACAGAGGGACCCCAAAGGAACTGAGCGAAgtgctttcttttctttcaaatcTGTCTCTTACTACATATCGCTCATACTCTCACGTCTCGGCGTGTGTCTTCCACTTCCATTATGATTGGCTCCCAATTgctaattaaatataaataaaataaaactttctttttttttcttacggTTCCATTCGAGCGATCTTTGCTTTGACTCGGTCTCTCTCTCTGGATTGAGTCGTGGCGGAACTTAGTTAAACCGGTCCGGCTTACCCGTCGCGTCAACTGTGGAATGTTTTTTGTCAACTGGCTCGATTTTTCTACCAGTTCTGTCTTAACATCCTCTAAATTGTTTTGTCGACATCTTTTCAAACCAATTAAATGAAATTTAACGGCGGTATATGGgagataattaaaaaaaactgttttgtaGGCTATATAGATTCTATTAAGCATATGATAATATTGTATATTCCATGTCTCTATCTATCTAGATGCGTCTGCGTCTTGTAGCTAGTTAGTTTATAACTAATACTAATTAACAGACTTAGGAACCTTTTAAGTGGTGGCTTCGATTCTTCACTGACACACTACCAATATTATTATGTAGACTATAGGAAGTCAATGAGGACAATCAAGAAAGTAGCTATTTTCTGAGATCTGAACATGGATTTTACAGGTAGTTCTCGACTTGGATGAGACATTAGTAAGTGTAAGTGCATACGCTACGTTTAGTCTACCTGCTAATCTACGTACACAAGCTACTGAAGCTGGATTGAAAATGGTTTGAGCTAGAGTGCATTTCATCAACCAAGGTTTTTTTTTCACTACACAACAAATGCTTCTTACTTCTTTAAAAGTCAACTGGTTCTTGTTTCAAATAATCTCACTTCTCTTCTCTGAAGGAATGCAACGGAGAGCCTAAAATCAATTACGTTACAGTGTTTGAGCGTTCAGGGTTGCACAAGTTCTTAGAGCAACTCAGCCACTTTGCACATCTTATTCTTTTCACAGCTGGTCTTGAAACTACTCTTCACAGTGTTATAATTCTCTGTTTCTCACTCAAGAGTTTATATGTACCTTACCTGTGCAGATTATGGGAGACCGCTTGTGCTTTAGGCAATATCGAGATCATGTGAAGGATCTACTATGCGCATCAAAGAATATGTGTAGTGTAAGACAGTTATAGTAGACAACAGTTTTCTATTACAACATCTAAACGGGACTCCATGTGTTCCCTTTTCTGCAGAGCAGCCAAACGATACTCAGGTAGATAAAGTCCGATTCCTTGATAATATTGAGTAACTATTATGTCATCCCTTTGAAATCTAATGAGATGTATGTCACTATGTAACCAAAAACATGTTGATAGCTACTAGATATTATTCTTCCACTTCTTAATCAACTTttcgaagaagaagatgtaCGATCTGCTATTTACGACAGATATCATATGCCTGACTGGTTTGAAAAGCAAGGCATACCAAGGTCTTGGtggacatcatcatcatcatcatcacaaggCTCATAGCTCGTAGCAATGTAAAGTGTTTTGATTGGACCAAAAAAGTTCTTGAACCGACGTAATTTAGCTTTGCCTATATTATTGGTGCAGCGTCAAGCTTCAAGTTGAGGTTCGTCTGAGAATACCCGAACGTCGACTTGCTTCTCGTATTTCATTGATTCAATCGAATAACCGAAAACAAGGGAGATGAGAACTTCAAAAGTTCTGATTTATGATTCAATATTAACGTGGTTTTTACAACAACGAGACTTGTATCTATATACAAGCTAATAAGATCTAAGATCCTAACCTATCTCTAAGTAATAATTATCTAGAATAAAAGAAACTGATAAAACCAAATCCCACGAAGACGAGGATGCGCTGCATCaattattttgttatgttttagAATGAAAAATCAATGTCAAAATCTGATCTGGTCTATCGATGATCAATTCTTTATCACCTACTGGACTTGTCAAGCATgtctgttttatgttttatatatcgACCACATGGCCAAATCACAAAGAATCTAAAACTATCAGATTTTTAACACATGGATCAtgaaattatctaaaatttgaTTGCCCAAGTTGTATAACATGTTTCTCTCAGGTTTAGTTCCGCATGCAACATGATGCAAGTGTTAGTAATTTTATTGAATCTCAATCTTGGCTTGAATCACAAGTGTGAAGAAAGCTCTATGGATTTTTCTGTTTTAACTCATTTGGTTATGCAATGTGTAAAGCTTTTTTGCTGTCCctcatttattttgttgtttaccATCTCTTGTTTCTCTAGTTATGAATGAAAACATTTCAATTCATGCTATTTTTAACACTGTTACAAATTTGGAATAAAaaggataaatatataattaaattgattCTATAGCTTAAACTCTACCAATTCATGctcataaatttataatgttgGACtgtgaaattttattaattttgctCAGATACAACTTCAACAGAATAAAAGAATCAAACTCAACTAAGGTTGTCGACaacaaaaaaactcaacttgGGTTTAGTTCAACAAGATTATTCTCAATCAACCAAACCAATAACCCAACCGAAAACCCCTAAAACACTACTTTAGTGAACATACACAAGCCCATAAACACAGCAAATCAATAAAACAACCAAAAACCCCCTATTTTGTATTCTTGAAGACAGCTTCCGAGATCCTCTTTCTCAGCTGTCTAGTTATACTATGATGCCTAGTCTTGTCAATAGCGAAGCATATCTCATCACTGTTTCTATGCCTAAACATCCATATGGTGACAAAATCACAATGCTTACGGAGGTCATATTCATTCACAAAATCCTTCCATCCAATACCCATTAACACAGGCGTGTTCACACCCCACATCTTGAACTTCATCTTGCCAACCTTCCCGTCTGGTCCGTATACTGAAACCTCAAGCCCTTTGGTCCCAACTTTTTTTGACTTTCCCATAACTTGCTGCACCATCTTCTCCACTTGCGCCTTCCCTAACATGAGCCTGCGTTGATCTTCCTTCACGTCGCTTCCCATCAACTGCTTCCTTATTGGTTCGCTGCAAACGTCCCCTACCAAGTCATCGAGAAAGGGAGGCTTTgctggtttagttttgttccaGTCTAGCAGAAGAGTTAAGGTTTCTTCAGAATCATCTTTCTTCATTGGTTGcctcttcttcagcttcttagCTTGATCAGCAACTTTCACCTCTTCAGGCTGACTTTTATCAGTTTTCACCCTCTTGCTGCGTTGTATTGGATCAGTTTGGCTTAGCTGTATCAGTGCCAACACAACCTCATGCTCagcttctttctcttcttctggtGTTAAACTTCTGGTTACCTCCTTGAATATTTTTCTAGGAGCTTTGCTATACTCTACTAATGTCAGCGCAGCCACATCTTCTTCTGACACTAGGTTTGCTGtcaccatctctctctcactctctctgaGAATAATATGTTTCTGTAAAAGAGACAATGCCTTTAGGGTTTTTTCCTTTCCTTATGAATGTCTCAATTCATAACTATTATCTCGTAAtcttacaattttatttattttatttttttactaaaaaactattattattttcataactattgtttattttcataactacttaattaatagttataattttttattattattttgtttttcctgGTTTGTGTTTATATGCATAAGATatttaataagaaataaataaccTAATCTgtggttagaaaaaaaaacctaatctAAATCCTTAGAGGGTAGTCTGGATATTTAAAGAATAACAAATTCAAAGACGGATGAGTTATCACGTTATGATCGTAGTTCTTACTCagctataatttatatatcgaTTCAGTATTACTAGTTTGGCTTACCTAAACCGTATGTAGACAGAGGCTGTTGGGAAAAAAAATCCTTACAAATtaataacacaaaacaaaaaacctCACTGTAATGTAATGGACACAAAAATATCCAACTGTAACAACAAACCCAAGTGATACAATCTGAAACAAAGGAGGAAATATAATCGTAAGAACATTAAATGGTAAGTTTATATTACCAGATGTTCCTTTTTGAAGAATTTCACGAACAGTTTGTCTGCAACTAGTGAGTATATAGAGTACTTTGTTGCAAATCTCTGCCTTATAAACAAGATATGTGTCGGAGAAAAGACACAGATCCGTAGGATCAGAAGTCGGGCTTGTTTCGGCCCATACCCATTAAAGGTTTTTGTCTCACACACCACATAGTCAGAGTAGAGCGtaatctctattattaaaagagaagtacacttagGAAATGCCCCTGAGTTTTTAATGTTAATTACACTTACATGCCACTGATCCTATTAAATGAAGTACTAAATAAagttatatttaagtatgattgtcttttcctaatttaaataatagatttaagcatttaatatattttcctaatttaaatccTAGATGtccttaataaaatcttaaccaaaatatatttcgcattaacatattaaatattttaaatatttattagtaataaataataaaataaaaaatcacacatcataataaatttatataacatataaataaaatataaaataatttattcatatagtattagcataatgcttccataatataagtccaataagttataaatataaaatttgtttatacAATACGttatgatataatagacgattaaatcacaaaatataattattttagagtaataaataaaatcattatgttttaaaatgttatattaacaattatgtaatacattttaatttacaaatatatatattatatatatatatatatatatatatagtataccattagtacaaagaaaaaattaaaagtgaaagaaaatatttatacgatCACGGGTCGagctctagaaataaacaaaaacagcgcaacattatttaaaaaaaattatagaaattataattccaaatatgcttatatattttgtgtatttataaatttattttatttgtttttgaagGATGATAAGATTTTTGAATTGGAAACAATTATGatccacctctatattattttaattaagaaatttaaaatttatatcataatattttataaaaattttagttttaatttttattataactgcaaaaattaatttttaatctaaatttatatttaaatattacagatacatcatttaatattaaaaaaaactaaaaacataaaataaatacccgcccggtcgggcgggtcaagatctagtttagattaatctctattattaaaagagaaatacacTTAGGAAATGCCCCTGagttttcaatgttaattacaCTTACATGCCACTGATCCTATTAAATGAAGTACTAAATAaagctatatttaagtatgattgtctttttctaatttaaataatagatttaagcatttaatattttttcctaatttaaatccTAGATGtccttaataaaatcttaaccaaaatatatttcctaatatatttcgcattaacatattaaatattttaaatatttattaggaataaataataaaataaaaaatcacacatcataataaatttatataacatataaataaaatataaaataatttattcatatagtattagcataatgcttccataatataagtccaataagttataaatataaaatttgtttatataatacattatgatataatagacgattaaatcacaaaatataattattttagagtaataaataaaatcattatgttttaaaatgttatattaacaattatgtaatacattttaatttacaaatatatatatatagtataccattagtacaaagaaaaaattaaaagtgaaagaaaatatttatacgatCACGGGTCGagctctagaaataaacaaaaacagcgcaacattatttaaaaaaaattatagaaattataattccaaatatgcttatatattttgtgtatttataaatttattttatttgtttttgaagGATGATAAGATTTTTGAATTGGAAACAATTATGatccacctctatattatttaattaagaaatttaaaatttatatcataatattttataaaaattttaattttaatttttattataactgcaaaaattaattttcaatctaaatttatatttaaatattacagatacatcatttaatattaaaaaaaaaaactaaaaacataaaataaatacccgcccggtcgggcgggtcaagatctagtttagaTTAAAACCTTTTATTCATATAAGATAAACATGTTTGATATAAGAGTTAATATAGAAGATAAACGTGTACCCTTTGTTGCGATTATCCCATATAATTTCGGAAATTACTCATCAATATTAGCTTTTTTTAAGAATCATTATCATTAGTCGACTCTAATTAAACaaagctaaagaaaaaaaatacaaaatggaGAATCTATTGGCAAGAAAAAACCTCATTCGATCATCACCAGTACTATATTTGTTCCTAAGCTTatagttttccttttctttgttttgtttgcgTTGTGCCgctttattttacattttaagatTGATTAAATTAAGGCAGATGAATCTGTAAGATTCCTTCAGATAGAAGTGGTTTGGGAGCATGTAAGTTGATTGATCGCTTACAGCATCTATatctttttgtatatatatggcGGATTTACAATGCAAAATCTCTCTATTTTTTCAGCCAAAATTGTCAACGTTCACTATGGATTCAAGTATTTGCATATTGTGTTCACCAACGACCTAGTGAATTTCAAAACTGTTATCGCAAAAACTGGCGGTATGGGGTATTACCGTTTAACATAATATGTTAGTATTCAAAATCCGTTTTTGAACTCCTCAAAACTGTAATGCTTATATATGCCAAATGAGGTTTGTTTTGTATTAAATCTTGTCTTCTTTCGATTCTGTAATGTGAAAATCGGTTGCTATCTCATTAATCTGTATATTTTGATCATTATCTCTATGTTTCTTTTATGAGTTATGAATGAATACAGTTGGAGTTTTTCCTTCCATCGAATGTCATATTTGGTAGCCAGCTACTTTGAGAGATAGCAACAAAACTCACCCGAAACTCTTCATTACTTGGGACATGTGTTTTATAGATTCAGTTCCACAAGAGTAGGAACAGATGTTGATCAATGTTTTTGTAAAGTCCTGACCGTCGAATGTGAGTCTCATCCCATTCGACGGTCggttagaaaatttaaaatcattgtttactgatcTTTAGTCAAAATCATAAGATCATGATAAATAAAcgaaattatctaaaattatggATATACGGTAGGATTATATTATgttcaatatataaataaataaatctatcaatgttttgaaaatgtttACAGAATTtctaatgttttaaaatattcatctatttttttgcaagtctttttgtatgtttttcatACGACATGTAATCGAGTATTACAATTGTCAGAAAATGTAACTCTTTTTAACTAAACACTAATGAATTAAAAGTAATAAACTATAGTATTTTCTATTGATGAGCTAttaacaaaatccaaaatatatagtCCTTTCATgacaaaaagtttttttatatattattaaaaataatatcaaacatTTATGTagatgataattattttttaacattgtttattatctaaaatattaatattattaaatattattaaaaatatttggttatgaaatattgttattatCATGTTTCCAAAAttgattattattaaaatatataaatattattaaaaatatttatgaaaaacattgactaaacctaaaattatggaaaacatgacaaataaacaaattgatttttcaaataacaatatagatagatagatgtgtagatttgtttttagaaagataaacaaataatttaacaaagAAGATGACAAATAGAATATAAGCTGAATATCCATCACACTGTTGTAAAATTCTATACACCTCAGTTATGAATGAATTCAATCCAAATATGGATCATCTTacattatattttacatattgaaaaaaattgtagactatgtaattaaattttcttCAATACGATATGTATGAAACACTATTGGAGATATCAGAGCAAAGATCCATTTGATCTCCAAGCTACATTATAAAATACCTCAAGAGCTTTCTGTTAAACTGGTGTTGAGTCTCTCTCAAACACATCCATCTCTATAAAACCAAATCATTCGAAGATGAAACGCATCAGAAGCCGTACTGACTTCATTTTCTCACCCTTCTTATCATACAAAGGCACAGATCGAATCCCGGGTCTTAATTCTGATACAGGTAAGCATGTTTGTCCACCAAAATCGTCCTTATCAGACATATCATACTCTCTGACTTCGATCCTAAGCAATGCAAGCTCTGGAACTGTTAATGGGAAACTGAACTCCTCATCCCAAATTGGATACCAATTGTCTTCTATTACTCTTGTCTTCCTCTTTGCATTATCTGCTGGTACACCCACTATGAACACCTACAGAAGCTCACAGATAAGGTTTTTGAGGAGTTTGAAATATGTTATAAAGATCCTATTGGTGTAACTGTTACCTTAGTATAGAAATCAGGAGGAGAATATGTATCAAAATGAGTGTGGCTGAAGTCTAGACGCCACCCATCTCCCATATACACTTTCACCTATTCAGAAACCGCGACAAATTGATAAGGGCATTATGACATTCAACATGTTTTAAAACATCCTTTGAGGTTTTTGGCTTGCCTTTAATGTTTCTTTAACATGAAGTTTTTTCTTAGGGTCAAAGACTTCGTCATGAAACCCTTTCTTCATCAAGAAGTTAGGTTTCTTGACATACCCGCAACCTCCATTGGCTCTAAACATGCCGTGCATTAACCACAAAGATCTCCCATATCCCTATAATTGATCACGAACTATTtgtaatacaaatatttatcaCATCTATGTATAATATGATCAGACCTAAACCAATGCCAAAAAGGTGGCGTAAAGGTCAAGTATCCTTAGACCTAAATCATAGCTTGTTACCTGCATATTAAATGCAATCATTTGTGCTCCATGAGTCCAACCAATAAGCGGTTTGTAGTTTGAGGAGTTAAACCTTGTCCCTTTAGGATATATCCTAAGCAAATTCTTCTGTGTAAACCTATATataaaacaacatatatatagagatcaTGTTGCAGCCCCAAGTCTTAAGGATTGTATTAGTTAGTATATAAACTAGTATTACCTTACAACATCTTGACTGTTGGATGAACAAGTCCTGTCAAGTTCTTGCTCACTTAAACTCAAACGTCTCACTTTATCAACCACAACTTTCATCTCTTCCTTCACCGTTCCCTTTGGTTTCCCAGCATGAATAGTGATCAATCTTTTGTATGCTGGTTTCTGATCTTCACtcgcttcttcttcctcttgatcACTATCACTCTAATTCCAAACTCAAAGGTAAattacaaaagaacaaaaaaatttaaaggcCTGATTTTATGTTCATTTTCTTACTTTGTTGTCACAATCTTGGTAAAACAATATACTTTCTAGTGTCTGAATCTCCTCTGTTCCAGGCGTTTCCTCTTCTGACGATGG
This genomic stretch from Raphanus sativus cultivar WK10039 chromosome 3, ASM80110v3, whole genome shotgun sequence harbors:
- the LOC108845281 gene encoding phosphoinositide phospholipase C 6-like isoform X1, with the protein product MGKEKKTESYDNGSYNYKMFKCFNRKFKINEVQPTDDVRDAFCQFSVGGSGGGDGDSSDDGVMGAEQLCSFLDDNQVNSATTVAEAQRLIDEVIRRRHHVTRFTRHGLDLDDFFNFLFYDDLNPPITPHVHQDMSAPLSHYFIYTGHNSYLTGNQLSSDCSEVPVIKALQRGVRVIELDLWPNSTGTDINVLHGRTLTTPVPLITCLKSIRDHAFSSSPYPVIITLEDHLTADLQAKVAEMATQIFGQMLYYPESESLEEFPSPASLLHRIIISTKPPKEYLESRNPIGKQKENGNASPSSEEETPGTEEIQTLESILFYQDCDNKSDSDQEEEEASEDQKPAYKRLITIHAGKPKGTVKEEMKVVVDKVRRLSLSEQELDRTCSSNSQDVVRFTQKNLLRIYPKGTRFNSSNYKPLIGWTHGAQMIAFNMQGYGRSLWLMHGMFRANGGCGYVKKPNFLMKKGFHDEVFDPKKKLHVKETLKVKVYMGDGWRLDFSHTHFDTYSPPDFYTKVFIVGVPADNAKRKTRVIEDNWYPIWDEEFSFPLTVPELALLRIEVREYDMSDKDDFGGQTCLPVSELRPGIRSVPLYDKKGEKMKSVRLLMRFIFE
- the LOC108845279 gene encoding putative B3 domain-containing protein At4g03170, producing the protein MVTANLVSEEDVAALTLVEYSKAPRKIFKEVTRSLTPEEEKEAEHEVVLALIQLSQTDPIQRSKRVKTDKSQPEEVKVADQAKKLKKRQPMKKDDSEETLTLLLDWNKTKPAKPPFLDDLVGDVCSEPIRKQLMGSDVKEDQRRLMLGKAQVEKMVQQVMGKSKKVGTKGLEVSVYGPDGKVGKMKFKMWGVNTPVLMGIGWKDFVNEYDLRKHCDFVTIWMFRHRNSDEICFAIDKTRHHSITRQLRKRISEAVFKNTK